A window of the Vigna angularis cultivar LongXiaoDou No.4 chromosome 3, ASM1680809v1, whole genome shotgun sequence genome harbors these coding sequences:
- the LOC108325368 gene encoding pentatricopeptide repeat-containing protein At2g35130 isoform X2, translated as MLNSICTLSHTLIEPRACMNDSEWKANDSSSVALEKFKRDSVYIDRNGKLRNFNHKKVSRKKCGSLRGRGWKYGSGFVDGIFPVLSPTAQEILDFLEKGVESEGIWSSLEKFPATLDLWDDIFTVAVQLRMRKKWDSIIWICRWILLRSSYKPDVICYNLLIDAFGQKLLYKEAESTYLQLLETRCIPTEDTYALLIKAYCLSGLLEKAEAVFAETRNYGLPSSAVVYNAYINGLMKGGNSHKVEEIFQRMKRDACKPTTETYTMLINLYGKAGKSFMALKMFHEMTNQKCKPNICTYTALVNAFAREGLCEKAEEVFEQMQEAGLEPDVYTYNALMEAYSRAGYPYGAAEIFSLMQHMGCEPDRASYNILVDAYGRAGFQDDAEAVFEDMKRVGITPTMKSHMVLLSAYSKMGSVNKCEEILNQMSKSGLKLDTYVLNSMLNLYGRLGQFAKMEEVLTVMEKGSYVADISTYNILINRYGQAGFIERMEEFFQLLPGKGLKPDVVTWTSRIGAYSKKKLYLRCLEIFEEMIDSGCYPDGGTAKVLLAACSNQDQTEQVTTVIRTMHKDMNTELPV; from the exons AT GTTAAATTCTATATGCACTCTAAGCCACACCCTTATAGAACCACGAGCTTGCATGAATGATTCTGAATGGAAAGCCAATGATTCCAGTAGTGTGGCTCTGGAGAAGTTCAAAAGAGACAGCGTTTACATTGACAGAAATGGGAAACTAAGGAACTTCAATCACAAAAAAGTGTCCAGGAAAAAAT GTGGTTCTTTGAGAGGACGAGGATGGAAATACGGTTCTGGGTTTGTTGATGGGATTTTCCCTGTGTTGAGTCCAACTGCACAGGAGATTCTGGATTTCCTTGAAAAGGGTGTGGAGAGTGAGGGTATTTGGAGTTCACTGGAAAAGTTTCCAGCCACTCTTGACTTATGGGATGATATTTTCACTGTGGCTGTTCAACTTCGGATGAGGAAAAAATGGGATTCAATCATTTGG ATATGTAGATGGATACTGCTAAGGAGCTCCTATAAGCCAGATGTAATCTGCTATAACTTACTCATAGATGCTTTTGGGCAAAAGCTTTTATACAAGGAGGCCGAATCCACATATCTGCAGCTTCTGGAGACTCGATGCATTCCCACTGAAGATACCTATGCCCTTCTTATAAAGGCTTATTGCTTGTCTGGGCTACTAGAAAAGGCAGAAGCAGTCTTTGCAGAAACGAGAAATTATGGTCTTCCTTCAA GTGCAGTTGTATACAATGCTTATATAAATGGGTTAATGAAAGGAGGAAATTCTCACAAAGTAGAAGAGATTTTCCAGAGAATGAAGAGGGATGCCTGCAAGCCAACCACTGAAACTTATACCATGTTGATAAATTTATATGGAAAG GCTGGTAAATCCTTTATGGCCTTAAAAATGTTTCATGAAATGACCAACCAAAAGTGCAAACCTAACATTTGCACATACACTGCTCTGGTGAATGCATTTGCGAGAGAAGGACTGTGCGAAAAAGCAGAAGAAGTGTTTGAGCAAATGCAAGAAGCAGGGCTTGAACCTGATGTATATACTTATAATGCCCTCATGGAAGCTTACAG TCGTGCAGGTTATCCTTATGGAGCTGCAGAAATTTTTTCACTAATGCAGCACATGGGATGTGAACCAGATAGAGCCTCGTATAATATATTGGTAGATGCATATGGTAGAGCGGGTTTTCAAGATG ATGCTGAAGCTGTTTTTGAAGATATGAAAAGAGTGGGAATAACACCAACAATGAAATCTCATATGGTTCTTCTTTCTGCCTACTCTAAAATGGGCAGTGTGAACAAGTGTGAGGAGATTCTCAACCAAATGTCTAAATCTGGTCTGAAACTAGACACCTATGTTCTGAACAGCATGCTAAACCTGTACGGACGTTTAGGCCAATTTGCAAAAATGGAAGAAGTTCTGACAGTGATGGAAAAAGGATCATATGTAGCTGATATCAGTACCTATAATATCTTGATAAATAGGTATGGACAAGCAGGATTTATTGAGAGAATGGAAGAGTTTTTCCAGTTGCTACCTGGCAAAGGTTTAAAACCTGATGTGGTAACTTGGACTTCACGTATTGGAGCCTACTCCAAGAAAAAGCTTTACTTGAGATGCTTAGAAATATTCGAAGAAATGATTGATTCTGGTTGCTACCCAGATGGAGGAACGGCTAAGGTTCTTCTTGCAGCATGTTCCAACCAAGATCAGACAGAGCAGGTTACTACTGTGATTAGAACAATGCACAAAGATATGAACACTGAATTGCCAGTTTAA
- the LOC108325368 gene encoding pentatricopeptide repeat-containing protein At2g35130 isoform X1 has product MHRLNSICTLSHTLIEPRACMNDSEWKANDSSSVALEKFKRDSVYIDRNGKLRNFNHKKVSRKKCGSLRGRGWKYGSGFVDGIFPVLSPTAQEILDFLEKGVESEGIWSSLEKFPATLDLWDDIFTVAVQLRMRKKWDSIIWICRWILLRSSYKPDVICYNLLIDAFGQKLLYKEAESTYLQLLETRCIPTEDTYALLIKAYCLSGLLEKAEAVFAETRNYGLPSSAVVYNAYINGLMKGGNSHKVEEIFQRMKRDACKPTTETYTMLINLYGKAGKSFMALKMFHEMTNQKCKPNICTYTALVNAFAREGLCEKAEEVFEQMQEAGLEPDVYTYNALMEAYSRAGYPYGAAEIFSLMQHMGCEPDRASYNILVDAYGRAGFQDDAEAVFEDMKRVGITPTMKSHMVLLSAYSKMGSVNKCEEILNQMSKSGLKLDTYVLNSMLNLYGRLGQFAKMEEVLTVMEKGSYVADISTYNILINRYGQAGFIERMEEFFQLLPGKGLKPDVVTWTSRIGAYSKKKLYLRCLEIFEEMIDSGCYPDGGTAKVLLAACSNQDQTEQVTTVIRTMHKDMNTELPV; this is encoded by the exons ATGCACAGGTTAAATTCTATATGCACTCTAAGCCACACCCTTATAGAACCACGAGCTTGCATGAATGATTCTGAATGGAAAGCCAATGATTCCAGTAGTGTGGCTCTGGAGAAGTTCAAAAGAGACAGCGTTTACATTGACAGAAATGGGAAACTAAGGAACTTCAATCACAAAAAAGTGTCCAGGAAAAAAT GTGGTTCTTTGAGAGGACGAGGATGGAAATACGGTTCTGGGTTTGTTGATGGGATTTTCCCTGTGTTGAGTCCAACTGCACAGGAGATTCTGGATTTCCTTGAAAAGGGTGTGGAGAGTGAGGGTATTTGGAGTTCACTGGAAAAGTTTCCAGCCACTCTTGACTTATGGGATGATATTTTCACTGTGGCTGTTCAACTTCGGATGAGGAAAAAATGGGATTCAATCATTTGG ATATGTAGATGGATACTGCTAAGGAGCTCCTATAAGCCAGATGTAATCTGCTATAACTTACTCATAGATGCTTTTGGGCAAAAGCTTTTATACAAGGAGGCCGAATCCACATATCTGCAGCTTCTGGAGACTCGATGCATTCCCACTGAAGATACCTATGCCCTTCTTATAAAGGCTTATTGCTTGTCTGGGCTACTAGAAAAGGCAGAAGCAGTCTTTGCAGAAACGAGAAATTATGGTCTTCCTTCAA GTGCAGTTGTATACAATGCTTATATAAATGGGTTAATGAAAGGAGGAAATTCTCACAAAGTAGAAGAGATTTTCCAGAGAATGAAGAGGGATGCCTGCAAGCCAACCACTGAAACTTATACCATGTTGATAAATTTATATGGAAAG GCTGGTAAATCCTTTATGGCCTTAAAAATGTTTCATGAAATGACCAACCAAAAGTGCAAACCTAACATTTGCACATACACTGCTCTGGTGAATGCATTTGCGAGAGAAGGACTGTGCGAAAAAGCAGAAGAAGTGTTTGAGCAAATGCAAGAAGCAGGGCTTGAACCTGATGTATATACTTATAATGCCCTCATGGAAGCTTACAG TCGTGCAGGTTATCCTTATGGAGCTGCAGAAATTTTTTCACTAATGCAGCACATGGGATGTGAACCAGATAGAGCCTCGTATAATATATTGGTAGATGCATATGGTAGAGCGGGTTTTCAAGATG ATGCTGAAGCTGTTTTTGAAGATATGAAAAGAGTGGGAATAACACCAACAATGAAATCTCATATGGTTCTTCTTTCTGCCTACTCTAAAATGGGCAGTGTGAACAAGTGTGAGGAGATTCTCAACCAAATGTCTAAATCTGGTCTGAAACTAGACACCTATGTTCTGAACAGCATGCTAAACCTGTACGGACGTTTAGGCCAATTTGCAAAAATGGAAGAAGTTCTGACAGTGATGGAAAAAGGATCATATGTAGCTGATATCAGTACCTATAATATCTTGATAAATAGGTATGGACAAGCAGGATTTATTGAGAGAATGGAAGAGTTTTTCCAGTTGCTACCTGGCAAAGGTTTAAAACCTGATGTGGTAACTTGGACTTCACGTATTGGAGCCTACTCCAAGAAAAAGCTTTACTTGAGATGCTTAGAAATATTCGAAGAAATGATTGATTCTGGTTGCTACCCAGATGGAGGAACGGCTAAGGTTCTTCTTGCAGCATGTTCCAACCAAGATCAGACAGAGCAGGTTACTACTGTGATTAGAACAATGCACAAAGATATGAACACTGAATTGCCAGTTTAA
- the LOC108324017 gene encoding proteasome subunit alpha type-5 has product MFLTRTEYDRGVNTFSPEGRLFQVEYAIEAIKLGSTAIGLKTKEGVVLAVEKRITSPLLEPSSVEKIMEIDEHIGCAMSGLIADARTLVEHARVETQNHRFSYGEPMTVESTTQALCDLALRFGEGDEESMSRPFGVSLLIAGHDENGPSLYYTDPSGTFWQCNGKAIGSGSEGADSSLQEQFNKDLTLQEAETIALSILKQVMEEKVTPNNVDIAKVAPTYHLYTPSEVEAVISRL; this is encoded by the exons ATGTTTCTCACAAG AACTGAGTATGACCGAGGAGTCAACACCTTCTCTCCTGAAGGCCGTTTGTTTCAGGTTGAATATGCAATTGAAGCCATCAAG CTGGGATCAACTGCAATTGGGTTGAAGACTAAAGAGGGTGTTGTCCTTGCTGTTGAAAAGCGCATAACTTCACCACTGCTG GAGCCAAGTAGTGTTGAGAAAATTATGGAAATTGATGAGCACATAGGTTGTGCAATGAGTGGATTGATTGCTGATGCTCGAACACTTGTTGAGCATGCACGAGTGGAAACTCAG AACCATAGGTTCTCCTATGGTGAGCCAATGACTGTTGAGTCTACAACCCAAGCTCTTTGTGATCTCGCCTTGCGTTTTGGTGAAGGTGATGAAGAATCCATG TCTCGACCATTTGGAGTATCTCTTCTCATTGCTGGTCATGATGAGAATGGACCTAGCTT ATATTACACCGATCCATCTGGCACATTTTGGCAATGCAACGGAAAAGCAATTGGTTCAGGGTCGGAAGGTGCAGACAGTTCACTGCAAGAACAATTCAACAAg GACCTAACTCTTCAGGAAGCTGAGACTATCGCTTTATCCATTTTGAAGCAAGTTATGGAAGAGAAG GTCACTCCCAACAACGTTGACATTGCCAAGGTGGCTCCAACATATCATCTTTACACCCCCTCCGAGGTGGAAGCTGTGATAAGTCGtctatga